A DNA window from Vigna angularis cultivar LongXiaoDou No.4 chromosome 1, ASM1680809v1, whole genome shotgun sequence contains the following coding sequences:
- the LOC128194815 gene encoding uncharacterized protein LOC128194815 → MDDGGMSEGSLAKGSKVEKDDDESSDDGTWEVGAEERLRKNNEDLRALNAKIGVLTRELIEICQTPIFTEEDACGSDEEVVGGVDEAPEVGGDEEPEVGRDRGFEQQDDGNAVDDPLGAYTEVRGEDKTACEDVIVSRSHDKIVCIEIDDDGDEVQPEAVPLVIPPLHSFAGDPRTTVDVDQLYRAVSVREITVYRVVSEIIGQTLSTTSFYTLAPIKYVDNMVVLFACTIFMYFEKRLCSVVKRIHFSPLYSHHILTDYRKRPQNRHIWTLHNYNSYLRSDHFGLGDFATADFLFMPFVHDDHWWCYLVKLSSLEIFVIDSLGKGIRDRKRIDTAVAENMARFFCLLMNRPEGSIAPLTVKQANISSQPNLHDCGVIMLKAMEIWDGDDKYNGKSMPQYTTEELLGIRKKYVCDWILDNENIRQMEALELYGIF, encoded by the exons ATGGATGACGGAGGGATGAGTGAAGGATCCTTGGCTAAAGGATCCAAGGTTGAGAAAGATGATGACGAAAGCTCTGATGACGGCACATGGGAAGTAGGTGCCGAGGAGAGATTGAGAAAAAACAATGAAGATCTTAGAGCATTGAATGCCAAGATTGGAGTTCTTACTAGGGAGTTAATTGAAATTTGTCAAACTCCAATCTTCACTGAAGAAGATGCATGTGGTAGTGATGAAGAAGTTGTTGGCGGAGTTGATGAAGCACCTGAAGTTGGGGGTGATGAAGAGCCTGAAGTTGGTCGTGATCGTGGATTTGAACAACAAGATGATGGTAATGCAGTTGATGACCCTCTAGGTGCATATACGGAAGTAAGAGGGGAGGATAAAACTGCATGTGAAGATGTGATAGTTTCAAGAAGTCATGATAAAATTGTTTGTATTGAAAtcgatgatgatggtgatgaagtCCAACCGGAGGCCGTCCCATTGGTTATCCCCCCATTGCACAGTTTTGCTGGGGATCCAAGGACCACTGTTGATGTAGACCAATTGTACAGAGCAGTCAGTGTCAGAGAGATCACTGTATACAG gGTTGTAAGCGAGATAATTGGGCAAACCTTGAGCACGACTTCATTTTACACTTTGGCCCCGATAAAATACGTTGATAACATG GTGGTGTTATTTGCTTGTACGATATTTATGTACTTTGAGAAAAGGTTGTGCAGTGTTGTTAAGAGGATTCATTTTAGTCCATTATActcg CACCATATTCTTACAGATTATAGGAAACGTCCACAGAATCGTCATATTTGGACGCTTCATAACTATAACAGTTATCTGCGTAGCGATCATTTTGGACTTGGAGACTTTGCCACAGCTGACTTT TTGTTTATGCCATTTGTCCACGACGATCATTGGTGGTGTTATTTAGTGAAATTAAGTTCATTAGAGATATTTGTGATTGACTCATTGGGTAAGGGGATCAGAGACCGAAAAAGGATAGACACAGCTGTT GCTGAAAATATGGCACGATTTTTTTGCCTCTTGATGAATAGACCGGAAGGTAGTATTGCTCCTTTGACTGTTAAACAAGCAAATATCTCATCccaaccaaactt acatgATTGTGGAGTCATAATGTTGAAAGCAATGGAAATTTGGGATGGAGACGACAAATACAACGGAAAAAGCATGCCTCAATATACAACC GAGGAGCTGCTTGGGATTAGAAAGAAATATGTATGTGACTGGATCCTCGACAACGAGAACATAAGACAAATGGAAGCCCTAGAGCTATATGGCATTTTTTAG